In Rahnella variigena, one DNA window encodes the following:
- the hslR gene encoding ribosome-associated heat shock protein Hsp15 has translation MKGKKDDDENAVRLDKWLWAARFYKTRALAREMIDGGKVHYNGQRGKPSKLMELNAEITLRQGNDTKTITVLGLTTQRRSAEEAQKLYQETDASIASREKISEARKMNAMPHPDRRPDKKERRTLIKFKYGDSE, from the coding sequence ATGAAAGGTAAAAAGGACGACGACGAGAACGCAGTACGTCTCGATAAATGGCTGTGGGCAGCTCGTTTTTATAAGACCCGCGCGCTGGCACGAGAGATGATTGATGGCGGCAAAGTGCATTACAACGGCCAGCGGGGGAAACCCAGCAAGCTGATGGAACTGAATGCCGAAATAACGCTGCGTCAGGGAAATGACACCAAAACGATCACCGTTCTGGGGCTGACTACTCAGCGCCGCAGCGCGGAAGAAGCACAGAAACTGTATCAGGAAACCGACGCAAGCATTGCCAGCCGGGAGAAAATCTCCGAGGCCCGCAAAATGAATGCAATGCCGCATCCGGACAGACGCCCGGATAAAAAGGAACGGCGGACCCTGATCAAATTTAAATATGGCGATTCTGAATAA
- a CDS encoding intracellular growth attenuator family protein: MSTVVVTLVLLCIAIIATASYFWLVLRRRQRDESVVRFSAPSQRKLSQKERDAVERYLRQYEGLGQTPITHRNNLIILQDKLTLTTKSENVYSLKRAITRYGVASEDPNKWRYFLDATEIHLPPFWEQYIAQENEVELIKTQTLPLVISLNGHTLADHVYEGPVPVSAVIPSQPQNASIRHEESEHIELVKVRSETREERALTRSNGVKEALAVSGILLLLFITLQSPVIFLPWILMVAAALAGWVIWRVVSERFGKNRKEIHCLRGLPKRWGLFGESKQGDISNISLGAIDLIYPPHWQPYIGRDLGQPTDVEVYMNSQVVRQGSILSLHDEVKKFPLQLWGKNLVLATSAFLLLLALVVYVPLGLPLKLSIAWLQGAQSTQVNSVQDLEKTTLRVGDTLKVQGTGMCYVPPSAIRTTSGYMPFDCSAIYWNNATPLPVPQSEIIEAATALQTTVNNQMHPGESPEQNINPQLATAIEKSGMILLDDFADIVLKTEALCGNSNDCVRLKNALVNLGNSSNWNSLVKRAKAGSLQGINVLLRPVSAQSLSELVNNATSSFFMQETRRAADSLNSPPPGGFLISNDEGRNLIEMPVPPVGLYANPPQDQWKQLQHLSTLLLHTPFSAQGVITSISVDANGTRHISLHSEPDISTLWRYLGTSVLLFLLFGILLVNSVLFISRFIKDKRRIDDIQQHYNSCFHPTLTPVMPHNPG, translated from the coding sequence ATGAGCACAGTAGTCGTGACATTGGTGTTGTTGTGTATCGCAATCATTGCCACAGCGTCTTATTTTTGGCTTGTATTGCGCCGCCGCCAACGCGACGAATCTGTCGTGCGTTTTTCCGCACCAAGCCAGCGCAAACTTTCACAAAAAGAACGCGATGCCGTAGAGCGTTATCTTCGCCAGTATGAAGGCCTCGGGCAAACGCCGATCACCCATCGAAATAATCTGATTATCCTGCAAGATAAACTGACGCTGACCACTAAAAGCGAAAATGTTTACAGCCTTAAGCGTGCAATCACCCGTTATGGCGTGGCGAGCGAAGATCCGAATAAATGGCGTTATTTCCTGGATGCGACTGAAATTCACCTGCCGCCTTTCTGGGAGCAGTACATCGCTCAGGAAAACGAAGTCGAGCTGATCAAAACTCAGACCCTGCCGCTGGTGATTTCACTCAACGGCCACACTTTGGCCGATCATGTCTACGAAGGTCCGGTGCCGGTTTCAGCGGTAATCCCTTCACAGCCGCAGAACGCTTCAATCCGCCATGAAGAAAGTGAACATATTGAACTGGTGAAAGTGCGCAGCGAAACCCGCGAGGAACGCGCCCTGACCCGTTCGAACGGCGTCAAAGAAGCGCTGGCCGTTTCGGGTATTCTCCTGCTGCTGTTCATCACGTTGCAAAGTCCGGTGATCTTTCTCCCCTGGATCCTGATGGTTGCCGCAGCGCTGGCGGGCTGGGTTATCTGGCGGGTAGTGTCTGAACGCTTCGGTAAAAACCGTAAAGAAATCCACTGCCTGCGGGGTTTACCTAAACGCTGGGGATTATTTGGTGAGTCCAAGCAAGGTGATATCAGCAATATTTCTCTTGGTGCTATCGACCTGATATATCCGCCACACTGGCAACCTTATATTGGCCGCGACCTGGGTCAGCCGACGGATGTCGAAGTGTATATGAACAGTCAGGTTGTCCGTCAGGGCAGCATTTTGTCATTGCATGATGAGGTCAAAAAATTCCCGCTCCAGCTTTGGGGAAAAAATCTTGTACTGGCTACCAGCGCATTTCTTCTGCTGCTGGCATTAGTGGTTTATGTCCCTCTTGGCCTGCCATTGAAGCTCAGCATTGCCTGGCTACAGGGTGCGCAAAGTACGCAGGTTAACAGCGTTCAGGATCTGGAAAAAACTACGCTGCGCGTTGGCGATACCCTGAAAGTTCAGGGGACTGGCATGTGTTATGTGCCACCGTCAGCTATCCGTACCACCTCCGGTTATATGCCTTTCGATTGTTCAGCCATCTACTGGAATAACGCAACGCCGCTGCCTGTACCGCAGTCAGAAATCATTGAAGCCGCGACGGCGTTGCAGACTACCGTCAATAATCAGATGCACCCCGGCGAAAGCCCGGAGCAAAACATCAACCCTCAGCTGGCTACCGCGATTGAGAAATCCGGCATGATCCTGCTGGATGACTTTGCCGATATCGTGCTGAAAACAGAAGCGTTATGCGGAAACAGCAATGATTGCGTGCGGCTGAAAAACGCGCTGGTGAATCTGGGGAACTCAAGTAACTGGAATTCACTGGTCAAACGGGCGAAAGCGGGCTCATTGCAGGGCATCAACGTGCTGTTGCGACCGGTCAGTGCGCAGTCGCTGAGTGAGCTGGTGAATAACGCCACGTCGTCGTTCTTCATGCAGGAAACCCGTCGTGCGGCTGACAGCCTCAACAGCCCGCCTCCAGGTGGCTTCTTAATCAGCAATGATGAAGGCCGCAATTTGATTGAAATGCCAGTGCCCCCGGTCGGGTTGTACGCCAATCCGCCACAGGATCAGTGGAAGCAACTGCAACACTTATCTACCCTGCTGCTTCACACCCCGTTCAGTGCACAGGGTGTGATCACCAGTATCAGCGTTGATGCCAACGGTACCCGTCATATTTCATTGCACAGCGAGCCGGACATCTCGACGCTGTGGCGTTATCTCGGTACCAGCGTGTTGCTGTTCCTGTTGTTCGGAATTCTGCTGGTGAACAGCGTGTTGTTTATCAGCCGCTTTATAAAAGATAAGCGTCGCATCGACGATATCCAGCAACATTACAATTCGTGTTTTCACCCCACGCTGACGCCTGTGATGCCACATAACCCTGGCTGA
- the aroK gene encoding shikimate kinase AroK — protein MAEKRNIFLVGPMGAGKSTIGRQLAQQLNMEFFDSDHEIERRTGADVGWVFDLEGEDGFRDREEKVINELTEKQGIVLATGGGSVKSRETRNRLSARGVVVYLETTIEKQLARTQRDKKRPLLQVSAPPREVLEALARERNPLYEEIADVTIRTDDQSAKVVANQIINMLESN, from the coding sequence ATGGCAGAGAAACGCAATATCTTTCTGGTTGGGCCTATGGGTGCCGGCAAAAGCACTATTGGTCGACAGTTAGCTCAGCAACTCAATATGGAGTTTTTCGACTCCGATCACGAAATTGAGCGACGTACCGGAGCTGATGTGGGCTGGGTATTTGATTTAGAAGGCGAAGACGGATTCCGCGACCGCGAAGAAAAAGTGATCAACGAACTGACCGAAAAACAAGGCATTGTTCTGGCAACAGGTGGCGGTTCCGTGAAATCACGTGAAACCCGTAACCGTTTGTCAGCGCGTGGCGTTGTCGTCTATCTTGAAACTACCATCGAAAAACAACTGGCGCGTACACAACGCGACAAAAAACGTCCATTATTACAAGTGAGTGCTCCGCCACGTGAAGTGCTTGAAGCACTGGCGAGAGAGCGCAATCCTTTGTATGAAGAGATTGCCGACGTCACTATTCGTACCGATGATCAAAGTGCCAAAGTCGTTGCTAACCAGATTATTAACATGCTGGAAAGTAACTGA
- the hofQ gene encoding DNA uptake porin HofQ, translating to MKYINHKLAFILLCLCLSPVKAAPALISLEFPSSPVGLVLQALADSRQLNLVTAPGVDGEISVKLKEVPWQQALDIILKMSHLTSELQGNVLLVFPVVDPLIQRQQQEDAAGQRALNSPIISMTVPLRYADAKDTAQSLNTQKGSLLSVKGNASADTRTNTLLLRDTQEALDVVAPWIKEMDFPLQQVQLAAHIVTMNSESLRELGVQWGFNGDEPITKAVRMNNFSMGMPVENPIFTAGFNLAHISGRILELELTALEQEDKVDIIASPRLMTAHMQTASIKQGTEIPYQVSSGASGSTSIEFKEAVLGMEVTPKILRDGRIQMALQISQNMPGRSIKQSEGEALAIDKQEIKTQVTVKDGETIVLGGIFQRKNQKTDTKVPVLGDMPVVGSLFKHQYTSEQRRELVIFITPTLIHTR from the coding sequence ATGAAATACATCAATCATAAACTGGCTTTTATTCTGCTTTGCCTGTGTCTAAGTCCGGTGAAAGCTGCCCCGGCGCTTATTTCTCTGGAGTTTCCGTCATCACCTGTCGGCCTGGTCTTGCAGGCACTGGCGGATTCGCGACAACTTAACCTGGTCACTGCACCGGGTGTGGACGGCGAAATCAGCGTGAAGCTCAAAGAGGTGCCGTGGCAGCAGGCGCTCGACATCATCCTGAAAATGAGCCATCTCACCAGCGAGTTGCAGGGTAATGTTTTACTGGTGTTTCCGGTGGTTGACCCGCTGATTCAGCGACAGCAGCAGGAAGATGCCGCCGGGCAACGGGCGCTCAACAGCCCGATTATCAGCATGACCGTGCCGCTGCGGTATGCGGATGCCAAAGATACTGCGCAGAGTCTGAATACCCAAAAAGGGTCGTTGCTTTCGGTGAAAGGCAATGCCTCGGCCGATACCCGTACCAATACGCTTTTATTACGTGATACGCAGGAGGCGCTGGACGTTGTGGCGCCGTGGATAAAAGAAATGGATTTCCCGCTACAGCAGGTACAACTGGCGGCACATATCGTAACGATGAACAGTGAGAGCTTGCGGGAGTTGGGCGTGCAATGGGGGTTTAACGGTGACGAGCCGATCACGAAAGCCGTGCGTATGAACAATTTCAGTATGGGAATGCCGGTAGAGAATCCGATATTTACGGCGGGCTTCAATCTGGCGCACATCAGCGGGCGGATCCTGGAACTGGAACTGACGGCCCTTGAGCAGGAAGATAAGGTGGATATTATTGCCAGTCCGCGCCTGATGACGGCGCATATGCAAACCGCCAGTATCAAGCAGGGGACCGAAATTCCTTATCAGGTTTCGAGCGGCGCCAGTGGCAGCACATCCATTGAATTCAAAGAAGCTGTGCTCGGGATGGAAGTGACGCCGAAGATCTTACGCGACGGGCGCATTCAGATGGCCTTACAGATAAGCCAGAACATGCCGGGAAGAAGTATAAAACAGTCAGAAGGCGAGGCACTGGCTATCGACAAGCAGGAAATTAAAACTCAGGTGACGGTGAAGGATGGGGAAACCATTGTGCTTGGCGGGATATTTCAGCGTAAAAATCAAAAAACAGACACAAAAGTGCCGGTGCTGGGCGATATGCCGGTGGTCGGTTCCTTGTTTAAACACCAGTACACAAGTGAACAGCGGCGTGAGTTGGTGATTTTTATCACTCCGACCCTAATCCACACGCGATAA
- the mrcA gene encoding peptidoglycan glycosyltransferase/peptidoglycan DD-transpeptidase MrcA, translating to MKFVKYLLILAVCCILLGAASIFGLYKYIEPQLPDVATLKDVRLQTPMQVFSADGDLIAQYGEKRRIPLKLDQIPPEMVHAFIATEDSRFYEHHGVDPIGIFRAASVALVSGHASQGASTITQQLARNFFLSPERTLTRKIKEAFLAIRIEQMMSKDEILELYLNKIYLGYRAYGVGAAAQVYFGKDVSQLTLSEMAVIAGLPKAPSTFNPLYSHDRSLARRNTVLARMLDEKYITQAQYDQARAEPLVANYHAPHIEFSAPYLTEMVRQEMVKRYGDNAYNDGYMVYTTITRKTQLAAQEALRTNVLNYDMRHGYRGPSNELWKVGEPAWDQDKIVQSLKTLPVYGPLFPAVITATDDAQATATMSNRAVISLPFSGMRWARPYRNDNAQGPTPKKVSDVVRPGQQIWVRKVGDVWWLAQVPDVNSAIVSLNPNDGAIEALVGGFDFNQSKFNRANQAVRQLGSNIKPFLYTAAMDKGLTLATILNDMPITRWDAGAGTDWRPKNSPPTYYGPIRLRRGLGESKNVVMVRAMRAMGVDYAAEYLQRFGFPASNIVHSESLALGSASFTPLQVVRGYATLTNGGYLVDPYFITKIVDESGQVQFEAKPKIACRTCNIPVIYGDTQKSAVLSDDNVENVATSTTGNNTSVPTPQLEQVPPNSPQVDAAQQYAPHVISTPLSFLISDALNSNIFGEPGWMGTGWRAGRDLKRHDIGGKTGTTNSSKDAWFSGYGPNVVTSVWIGFDDHRRDLGRSTASGVIPDQISGAEGGAKSAQPAWDDYMKAVLEGVPEQPQTPPPGVVTVTIDKSSGKLSDGGGNSRPEYFIDGTQPTEHAVHEVGTTIMDNGQEHELF from the coding sequence GTGAAGTTCGTAAAGTATTTATTGATTCTTGCAGTGTGTTGCATTTTGCTGGGAGCCGCCTCGATCTTCGGATTGTATAAATATATCGAGCCTCAGTTACCCGATGTCGCCACGCTCAAAGACGTGCGCCTGCAAACACCCATGCAGGTTTTCAGTGCTGATGGCGATTTAATCGCCCAATACGGCGAAAAACGTCGTATCCCGCTGAAACTCGACCAAATCCCACCGGAAATGGTGCATGCGTTTATCGCGACCGAAGACAGTCGTTTCTATGAACACCACGGCGTGGATCCAATCGGTATTTTCCGTGCGGCTTCCGTTGCGCTGGTGTCCGGCCATGCCTCACAGGGCGCGAGTACCATTACTCAGCAGCTGGCGCGTAACTTCTTCTTAAGTCCTGAACGCACGCTGACCCGTAAAATTAAGGAAGCGTTTTTGGCCATCCGCATTGAGCAGATGATGTCCAAAGATGAAATCCTCGAGCTGTATCTCAACAAGATTTATCTCGGTTACCGTGCCTATGGCGTGGGTGCCGCTGCACAGGTTTATTTCGGTAAAGATGTCAGCCAGCTGACACTGAGTGAAATGGCAGTGATCGCCGGTCTGCCTAAAGCACCGTCAACCTTTAACCCGTTGTATTCCCATGACCGTTCTCTGGCGCGTCGTAACACCGTGCTGGCGCGTATGCTGGATGAGAAATACATCACGCAGGCGCAGTACGATCAGGCTCGCGCTGAGCCGCTGGTGGCGAATTATCATGCCCCGCACATTGAGTTCTCTGCGCCGTACCTGACAGAAATGGTGCGTCAGGAAATGGTGAAACGTTATGGCGATAACGCTTATAACGATGGCTACATGGTTTACACCACCATTACCAGGAAAACGCAGCTTGCCGCGCAGGAAGCCTTGCGTACCAACGTTCTCAACTACGATATGCGTCACGGCTATCGCGGTCCGTCTAACGAGCTGTGGAAAGTCGGCGAACCGGCGTGGGATCAGGACAAAATTGTTCAGTCACTGAAAACGCTGCCAGTGTATGGCCCGCTGTTCCCTGCGGTCATCACCGCAACGGATGACGCACAGGCAACGGCGACCATGTCGAACCGCGCGGTGATCAGCCTGCCGTTCAGCGGCATGCGCTGGGCGCGTCCTTATCGCAACGACAATGCTCAGGGGCCGACCCCGAAAAAAGTGTCTGACGTGGTACGCCCAGGTCAGCAGATTTGGGTTCGTAAAGTGGGCGATGTCTGGTGGCTGGCGCAGGTTCCGGACGTGAACTCGGCTATCGTTTCGCTTAATCCAAACGACGGCGCGATTGAAGCACTGGTCGGCGGCTTTGACTTTAACCAGAGTAAATTCAACCGTGCCAATCAGGCGGTACGTCAGCTCGGTTCAAACATCAAACCGTTCCTGTATACCGCAGCAATGGACAAAGGCCTGACGCTGGCGACCATTCTGAATGACATGCCGATTACCCGCTGGGATGCCGGTGCCGGTACAGACTGGCGTCCGAAGAACTCACCGCCAACGTATTACGGTCCGATCCGCTTACGCCGGGGTCTGGGTGAGTCTAAAAACGTGGTGATGGTGCGTGCGATGCGTGCCATGGGTGTGGATTACGCAGCAGAATATCTGCAACGTTTCGGCTTCCCGGCTTCTAACATTGTGCATTCCGAATCGCTGGCGCTGGGCTCGGCTTCTTTCACCCCGTTACAGGTTGTGCGCGGTTACGCCACCCTGACCAACGGCGGCTATCTGGTTGACCCTTATTTCATCACCAAAATCGTGGATGAATCCGGTCAGGTTCAGTTTGAAGCAAAACCTAAAATTGCCTGCCGCACCTGTAATATTCCGGTGATTTATGGCGATACTCAGAAATCAGCGGTGCTGTCCGATGACAACGTAGAAAACGTGGCGACATCGACCACCGGCAATAATACCAGCGTACCAACTCCGCAACTGGAGCAGGTCCCGCCTAACTCACCGCAGGTTGACGCCGCGCAGCAATACGCGCCGCACGTGATCAGCACACCGCTTTCATTCCTGATAAGCGATGCACTGAACTCCAACATTTTCGGTGAACCAGGCTGGATGGGGACCGGCTGGCGTGCAGGGCGTGACCTTAAGCGCCACGATATTGGCGGTAAAACCGGTACAACCAACAGCTCGAAAGATGCGTGGTTCTCAGGTTATGGCCCGAATGTTGTCACCTCGGTCTGGATTGGTTTTGACGATCACCGTCGTGATCTGGGTCGTTCAACGGCTTCAGGCGTGATCCCTGATCAGATTTCCGGTGCAGAAGGCGGCGCGAAAAGTGCTCAGCCAGCCTGGGATGATTACATGAAAGCCGTGCTGGAAGGTGTGCCTGAACAACCACAAACGCCACCGCCAGGCGTGGTGACGGTCACTATCGATAAGAGTTCCGGTAAGTTGTCTGACGGCGGCGGTAACAGTCGTCCGGAATACTTCATCGACGGGACTCAGCCGACAGAACATGCCGTGCATGAAGTGGGGACCACCATCATGGATAACGGTCAGGAACATGAACTGTTCTGA
- the pilM gene encoding pilus assembly protein PilM: protein MRLQAWQVGLDIQAGFARAIAVQRRRNGWQLRHWWQHSLPSFTLREGILHETAPLIAILSCWRKTLPTTFSLRITLPAQRIMQQRMAAPDPRLRDPARSAFIFAHAAKQFPLGMEHLVMDYRADPHGDNQVVVTAARQQEIQQWMECLSQAQLYPDAIELTPCALQVAAFAAGLPGDALLVHRLDDGFLWASPHSLPFQFGLSDDASEDLPLSERIRQQYRAAALCHSECFFSGASPLPAMQCWSPLSAIAQLSAPLPVNPGDFAPAVGLALRQGDH from the coding sequence ATGAGACTACAAGCATGGCAGGTAGGTCTGGATATTCAAGCCGGTTTTGCCCGTGCGATCGCCGTTCAGCGGCGGCGGAATGGCTGGCAATTACGTCACTGGTGGCAGCATTCGCTGCCTTCCTTCACATTGAGGGAGGGGATATTACATGAGACCGCGCCGCTGATCGCCATTTTATCGTGCTGGCGAAAAACCCTCCCGACGACATTTTCTCTGCGAATTACCCTTCCGGCACAACGGATTATGCAACAACGCATGGCGGCGCCGGATCCCCGTTTGCGCGATCCGGCCCGCAGTGCGTTTATCTTTGCGCATGCAGCGAAACAGTTTCCGCTGGGCATGGAACATCTGGTGATGGATTACCGCGCTGATCCGCACGGCGACAATCAGGTGGTGGTCACCGCAGCCAGACAACAGGAAATTCAGCAATGGATGGAATGTCTGTCTCAGGCGCAGCTTTATCCGGATGCCATCGAACTGACCCCCTGCGCACTTCAGGTGGCGGCTTTTGCTGCCGGCCTTCCGGGTGACGCATTGCTGGTTCATCGGCTTGATGACGGATTCCTCTGGGCCTCGCCCCACAGTTTGCCATTTCAGTTTGGTTTGTCTGATGACGCATCTGAAGATCTGCCGCTGTCAGAACGCATCCGCCAGCAATACCGCGCGGCGGCGTTGTGCCACAGCGAATGCTTTTTCAGCGGAGCGTCTCCACTTCCGGCAATGCAATGCTGGTCGCCCCTCAGTGCTATTGCGCAGTTATCCGCGCCGTTGCCCGTCAATCCGGGGGATTTTGCACCCGCAGTTGGGCTGGCATTGCGGCAGGGCGATCACTGA
- a CDS encoding pilus assembly protein PilO, with protein MMRLFSERLEPLMEKRAWQRGLTLTAGVLVLMLLLYVFAFRGLWQQQDALTRDIAVAQRTVFQSQRDLLRLPPLSTLKQEIQNNAALVQESLPLAQQFAQPLKDAGAELLRWSPALQPKAEEQGTLDLQLTFSGLIHFLHALLQRPEHPAFSEPDIRMTASGLKASILLTQTTGTGGLAFNSPGAVAARDPFSRLASTTCPDDSAMSGWILSGISQVGGRQSGWLLSPDGRWTKVEAGNQVGTPAWTVETLNASQAELSLSEPRCGLLRQTLRLGKNSAFK; from the coding sequence ATGATGAGGCTTTTTTCAGAACGCCTCGAGCCGCTGATGGAAAAACGGGCCTGGCAGAGAGGCCTGACTCTGACCGCTGGCGTGCTGGTTCTGATGCTGTTGCTTTACGTCTTCGCATTTCGCGGATTGTGGCAGCAACAGGATGCACTGACACGGGATATTGCGGTCGCACAGCGCACCGTTTTTCAGTCTCAGAGGGATTTGTTGCGTTTACCTCCGCTGAGCACCCTGAAGCAGGAAATCCAAAATAACGCCGCTCTTGTGCAAGAGAGTTTGCCGCTAGCGCAACAATTTGCTCAGCCGCTGAAAGACGCCGGAGCAGAGTTGCTTCGCTGGTCGCCAGCCCTGCAGCCGAAAGCAGAAGAGCAGGGGACGCTGGATTTGCAGCTGACTTTTTCCGGCCTGATACATTTTCTTCATGCCTTGCTGCAACGTCCGGAACATCCCGCGTTCAGTGAGCCGGATATCAGGATGACTGCCTCCGGCTTAAAAGCATCGATTCTGCTGACGCAAACGACCGGTACCGGCGGTTTGGCTTTCAACTCACCCGGCGCTGTGGCCGCGCGCGACCCTTTTTCACGTCTGGCTTCCACAACATGTCCCGACGATTCTGCGATGTCGGGTTGGATCCTGAGCGGCATTTCACAGGTGGGTGGCCGGCAATCGGGCTGGCTGTTATCACCGGATGGACGCTGGACAAAAGTCGAGGCCGGTAATCAGGTGGGAACGCCCGCATGGACGGTTGAAACTCTTAACGCCTCGCAGGCAGAGCTCAGTCTCAGCGAGCCACGGTGCGGTTTGCTGCGCCAGACTCTGCGCTTGGGTAAGAACTCTGCGTTTAAGTAA
- the yrfG gene encoding GMP/IMP nucleotidase gives MPPDFNWNSIDTVLLDMDGTLLDLAFDSQFWLQDVPLALSQQRSIPLENARQIIHEEYLAVQHTMNWYCFDYWSEQLDMDIYQMTTNIGKNARLRDDTLPFLTHLRESGRQTILLTNAHPHSLSVKIEHTGLDQHLDLLLSTHTFGYPKEDQRLWSAVQKQTGFDPERTLFVDDGEPILNAAKTFGIRYCLGIENPDSTMADKSFQDHPSINDFRSLLPSIHPVTGPAK, from the coding sequence ATGCCCCCTGATTTTAACTGGAATTCCATTGATACCGTTTTGCTCGACATGGACGGCACATTGCTGGATCTGGCGTTCGACAGCCAGTTCTGGTTGCAGGATGTACCGTTAGCACTCAGCCAGCAGCGGTCTATTCCGCTTGAAAATGCCCGGCAGATTATTCATGAGGAATATCTGGCGGTGCAGCACACCATGAACTGGTATTGCTTTGATTACTGGAGCGAGCAGCTGGACATGGATATCTATCAGATGACCACAAATATCGGCAAAAATGCGCGATTGCGTGACGATACGCTGCCTTTTCTGACGCATCTTCGTGAAAGCGGGCGTCAGACTATTTTGCTGACCAACGCACATCCGCACAGCCTGTCCGTTAAAATTGAGCATACCGGTTTAGATCAGCACCTTGATTTATTACTTTCCACCCACACATTTGGATATCCGAAGGAAGATCAGCGGTTGTGGTCTGCGGTCCAAAAGCAAACAGGCTTTGATCCTGAACGGACTTTATTTGTCGATGACGGTGAGCCGATCCTGAATGCGGCAAAAACCTTCGGTATCCGCTATTGTCTGGGTATAGAAAATCCGGATTCGACCATGGCAGATAAGTCATTTCAGGACCATCCCTCCATTAATGACTTCCGTAGCCTGTTGCCTTCGATTCACCCCGTAACAGGCCCGGCTAAATAA
- a CDS encoding PilN domain-containing protein yields the protein MLQVNLLPWRKLRLQRRSRYWLKMFISFPAIITMTFLTLTAFLVQERALRQLHLSALNTSVQVLSRQLLEVNAATERVKTLNAQRLAALQQLKRSQDYLQLLELVAAQIPQDVSLTEMTEHQQALTLKGEGHFYHDILSFRDVLAASGLFGNVSLSDVQQQPDRILSFVIKTQFRSASPAPEQGKAP from the coding sequence ATGCTGCAGGTAAATTTATTGCCCTGGCGGAAACTTCGCCTGCAGCGCCGGAGCCGTTACTGGCTGAAAATGTTTATCAGTTTTCCGGCGATTATCACGATGACTTTTCTGACACTGACCGCCTTTCTCGTTCAGGAGCGGGCACTGCGGCAACTGCATTTATCTGCGCTGAATACCTCTGTTCAGGTGTTATCGCGCCAGCTGCTGGAGGTGAACGCGGCAACGGAACGGGTAAAAACGCTGAATGCGCAGCGTCTGGCTGCTCTTCAGCAACTGAAGCGAAGTCAGGATTATCTTCAGTTACTGGAATTAGTGGCTGCGCAGATCCCGCAAGACGTGAGCCTGACTGAAATGACGGAGCATCAGCAAGCTCTGACGCTGAAGGGAGAGGGCCACTTTTATCACGATATTTTGTCTTTCCGGGACGTGCTGGCGGCCAGCGGGTTGTTTGGCAACGTCAGCCTTTCTGATGTTCAGCAACAACCTGACCGGATACTGAGCTTCGTGATAAAGACACAATTCCGTTCCGCCAGTCCCGCGCCTGAACAAGGGAAAGCGCCATGA
- the nudE gene encoding ADP compounds hydrolase NudE, with translation MTQHLQKPKITKVETVARSRLFTIESVDLTFSNGAERVYERMRPSDREAVMIIPVIDNELVLIHEYAVGIESYELGFPKGLIDPGESILEAANRELMEEVGFGARHFDVLAKLTMAPSYFSSRMNIVIAKDLYLKSLEGDEPEPLPQTRWPVSRMMELLQHPDFCEARNVSALFLAHDFLTRNAR, from the coding sequence ATGACACAACACCTGCAAAAACCGAAAATCACTAAGGTGGAAACCGTAGCCCGTTCGCGTCTGTTCACCATTGAATCCGTTGATCTGACGTTCAGCAATGGCGCAGAGCGTGTTTACGAACGTATGCGGCCCTCAGATCGCGAAGCGGTGATGATTATTCCTGTCATTGATAATGAGCTGGTGTTAATCCACGAATATGCTGTTGGCATTGAAAGCTATGAACTGGGTTTTCCTAAAGGGCTGATTGATCCCGGCGAGAGTATTCTGGAAGCGGCTAACCGCGAACTTATGGAAGAAGTCGGCTTTGGTGCCCGGCATTTTGATGTGCTGGCCAAACTGACTATGGCACCTTCGTATTTTTCCAGCCGCATGAATATCGTCATTGCCAAAGATCTTTACCTGAAAAGTCTGGAAGGCGATGAGCCGGAACCCTTGCCGCAAACCCGCTGGCCGGTTTCGCGGATGATGGAATTGCTGCAACACCCTGATTTTTGCGAAGCCCGTAACGTCAGCGCTCTGTTCCTTGCGCATGATTTTCTGACGCGCAACGCCCGCTGA